The following DNA comes from Moritella sp. 24.
GCGAACGGAGATACTCGCAGCCATGCCTAATATTGAGCTGATACTGGTTATTGGTATTTATGCGCAGAAATGGCACATGAGTGATGTAAAACAGAAAAACTTGACTGAAACAGTGAAGAACTGGCGCGACTATTGGCCTGAACTATTACCTTTACCACATCCAAGTCCACGTAATAATATTTGGCTGAAGAAGAACCCGTGGTTTGAAGACGATGTGATCCCACATTTGCAAGAGCGGGTAGCCTCGTTAGTTGGTGAGTAGTTATTAGCGATTCCTCACCATTCAAAAATCCTGATACTCACTACTTTTATTCTATTTATTTACTGACGTAGACTCTCCTCATCACCACATACTCCTATAATTATGATGATTGTAGGGCATAAAAGGAATCAACGATGAATAGAGTCACTCCGCTAGCAATAATCGCGAGTTTAATAATAAGCCCTACGGCTTTAGCTACAAATGAAGCCGACATGATCCTAACCAATGCCAATATACACGGTCATGATAAAGCGAATACCATTGCAATCCGTGACGGAGCTATTGTATTTATCGGTAAATCCAAAGCGAGTACCGCGTATCGCGCTAAAGGCACTAAAATTGTCGACCTTGAGCAAGCGTACGTCATGCCTGGGTTTATTGATAACCATAATCATGTGTTTGAAGCGGCTTCAGAAGTAGGCGGTAATTGCGAACTTGGTATGGATGCGTCTCTTGAAGAACAAATCCCTTATTTAAAAGCGTGTAGTAAAAATGCTAAGTCTGGTGGTTGGTTAATGGGGTATGGGTTTTCGCTCGATGCGGTGCTCGCTGATGATAATCGTTATACACCACTAGAAGTGATTGATCGTATATTCCCGACGCAGCCTGTCGTATTGATGGAACAGACATCACATTCGATGTGGGTTAATTCTGCAGCGCTGAAATTGGCTGGTATCACTCAATACTCGATGGAACCTCAAGGTGGCAAAATACTCAAAAACGAAGAAACCGGTGAACTTAATGGCATCCTGTTTGATAACGCAGGTGACATTATGATGGAAATGGCATGGAACAGTATTGAAAATCAATTTAACCAAAGCTATGACGGCTTAATGAATGGGCTTGAAGAAGCGGCTGCACATGGTATTACCACTATCGGTGACGGACGACTTTATTGGAAACGGGGCTGGTACGATGTATGGAAAGCGGCTGAAAAAGACGGTGATTTGACCGCGCGTGTTTCTCTACGCCCGTGGATCTACCCTGCAGATGCGATGTCACCACAATTGGCATTTTTAAAGACCATTCAATCAAGTGATAAGTCGCGCTTGTTGCTGGTGGATCAAGTGAAAATGTATAGCGATGGTATTTTCATCAATGGAACAGCCAAAACATTAGCGCCTTATGACGATACATACATTCCAGATGAACCGTTCGGCATTAATTATATTCAGCCAAAGCAGATGCAAGGCTGGTTAGCTGCATTAGATAAGCTTGGTTATAGCGCTCATATTCATGCCATTGGTGATGGTGCGGTTCGAGAGTCATTGAATGCGATTGAATATGCCCGTGAGCAAGGCTCTGATAAACCCTATACCTTGACGCATGTTGAATTGGTTAACCCTGAAGATGTTATTCGTTTTGAAACACTGGATGTTACTGCTGACTTCCAAGTCGGTTCTGACTATGTAGCGGAACATGATCACCAGTGGGCAGAAGCCTTTTTAGGCAAAGAACGCACACATTCAATGATGAACCTAAAACCTATCTTTGAGACAGGCGCGAATGTTACCTTAAGCAGTGATTGGAATGTACATGATATCAACCCATTAGTCGGTATTGCGAATAGCTTAAAGATGGGAGAAACAGGGTTACCTGATATCTATGCCGCGATTGATGCGTATACAATAAATGCCGCAGACAGCTTGGGTATTGGTGATATTACGGGATCTATTACTGTGGGTAAATCGGCTGACTTCGCTATTTTGAATAAAGACATAACGCGTTTGTCACCTAAAGCGATCGCGAAAACAGAAATTATGATGACAGTGTTACAGGGAAATATAGTATACGACGCGGAAGAGTAAACCGATTAAATTGAGATAAATAACAGGTCTATTATTTATCTCAATTACGCTCGTATTGGATTTAAGTTCAAGGGTCTTTTACAGTCCGCGGGTGTTTCATCAACGGATAAGCTGATGGTTTTCTTTAAAGGCGGATATCACCTGACAACCTTGCTTTGAGAGTGTTAAGCCATTACGCCAGCATAATTCAACTCTGCGGTTAATACCTGCTGGTTCAAAATCACAGTTTAATTTAACAAGTTGATTGCGCTCTATTGCAGTATTTACATATTCAGCGGGTAAAAATGCAAAGCCTTTATGGTGTTTCAACATCGCGATAAGTGGCTGAATATCTGAGAAGGTGGCATAGCTTGGGCTAAACCCTTCACTGTGTTCGCTCGCTTCACCTAATATCAATTCTCTATATTGACTTAATTCATTGGTCGTTACGATTGGTAATGAGGCAAGTGGGTGTTGAGGGCTCGATACCAGTACATCTCGATAGTGTCCTAATCGGCAATATTCAAACAGCTGATGATGTAA
Coding sequences within:
- a CDS encoding amidohydrolase, giving the protein MNRVTPLAIIASLIISPTALATNEADMILTNANIHGHDKANTIAIRDGAIVFIGKSKASTAYRAKGTKIVDLEQAYVMPGFIDNHNHVFEAASEVGGNCELGMDASLEEQIPYLKACSKNAKSGGWLMGYGFSLDAVLADDNRYTPLEVIDRIFPTQPVVLMEQTSHSMWVNSAALKLAGITQYSMEPQGGKILKNEETGELNGILFDNAGDIMMEMAWNSIENQFNQSYDGLMNGLEEAAAHGITTIGDGRLYWKRGWYDVWKAAEKDGDLTARVSLRPWIYPADAMSPQLAFLKTIQSSDKSRLLLVDQVKMYSDGIFINGTAKTLAPYDDTYIPDEPFGINYIQPKQMQGWLAALDKLGYSAHIHAIGDGAVRESLNAIEYAREQGSDKPYTLTHVELVNPEDVIRFETLDVTADFQVGSDYVAEHDHQWAEAFLGKERTHSMMNLKPIFETGANVTLSSDWNVHDINPLVGIANSLKMGETGLPDIYAAIDAYTINAADSLGIGDITGSITVGKSADFAILNKDITRLSPKAIAKTEIMMTVLQGNIVYDAEE
- a CDS encoding LysR family transcriptional regulator substrate-binding protein, whose translation is MIITHESDTLHHQLFEYCRLGHYRDVLVSSPQHPLASLPIVTTNELSQYRELILGEASEHSEGFSPSYATFSDIQPLIAMLKHHKGFAFLPAEYVNTAIERNQLVKLNCDFEPAGINRRVELCWRNGLTLSKQGCQVISAFKENHQLIR